The DNA sequence TTGTTTTATGATCCTTGACTAGCTATATAGACCCTAGGAACTTGCATGTGCTATTACTGCTGTATAAAGGAAAGGTGGCTCACGTTACCACTCTCCCCTATTCCTACAGGAAGGAAGAGTCCATCAAATGCAAGTCGCTACCAGTTTCCTATTTTGGATGAATACCATCGCACCATTTGACCTCGAAGTAACGAGTACTCAAGGAATCCTCTTGAATTCCAGTCATGATGATCAGGTACCCGGAGTACATCACCCTCATCaggaagaaaagagagagaagtggAGTAAAATGGATTCAAATGCCGCATTGCAAGTGAACAAAAGAAACCAGtggaaatagaaagagaatgaacaaGTGTATCAATTCATGAGTTAAGGAATACTATTGGGAAGATTGGGTGACTAATATCCTGAGAAAACGATCTCTTGCTTCCCTTGAAACATGCTGAGAGGACCATTTCGATTATTGAGAAGCTCAGTTCATGGGTCATGACGACAGATCTTATCGTGTACCAGTGCACTGTTCTTTATAGATCTATGTTCAGTGAACAAGAATGTAGTGAGGGGTGCTACTTTAGTGTTATTCCTAGACTGATGAAGTGAAGACTTTAGGCCTCGCTAATAGTGGACCAACTGAGaatgtttgtttctcttttctgtAGATATCTCAATATTCCATGAAAGCCTTATGAATGGTGGCGAGGATGTGGAAGAGCTAGTCATATAGTCCTTTAAGCTTGATTCCTTTTATCGGTTAGCAAGGAGTTTGAAGCTTGAGTACTTTGAAGAGCATTTAAGAACAGCTCATAAGCAATTCCAAGTGGCAGAGATGACTCGAGGGACCTCGTCAGATAAGCATATCCTATGGTAAATGTGGTACCTGGTCCAGTCAACTTGGAAGTAGAAACTGACCACTAGTGGGTGTCAATTAAAAAGTCACTCTGTGGCTAACGCTTCTACTGCTATCGGCAGGGCTTAGTCTCTCGTGGTTCATTTCCACCGGAGAGCATCTGTTTGAATAATTAGCGTATATAGTTGATCACTCTAATGACAACGGATTCGATTCGCAAATTTCTCGTGATTGACCGAAGGAAAGGTTAGCGACTGCTCTCCCTACGGAATCTCCAGTAGAGCCATTGCATAGCTGGCAGACACGATGGGCTCAGGGTTTCGACTGCTATTCATTCCGATCTTAGGTCTCGCTCAGCGAATTCAGAAGGGTTGGGTCCTTTGTCAATGACTTACTTTCCTAGTAGCAGAGATGCAAGAATAACTACTTTCTTCTGCTAGGCGTTTCTTTGTTGCCAGCTGAGAAATAATACTCGTTTTTATCGGATGAGGGGGAGTGTCTTTGTTTGTTCAACGTGCAGATCCGGGAGGAAGGGGCAGGACTTGTTGTTCGGGCAGTCTAGTTTTGTTTTTGTTTGGTGCCAGTGTCCCAGTGAAGGAAGTAGGGCTTGCTGTTCCAAcaaccgctctcttctctctccgcTCCCTGATGTCTTCTCTTTGTCTTCGGTATTTTTATTTTTGAGGATTCAGATTCACTCATAACTATAAGAAGAGTGTGGGATGGAGGAATGGATTACGGAAGGAGACAGATTCTATATAAAATGGATTAAGGTGGGTTTCGGAGATTATACTTAGTTCGTGGACATATTAGATACTACCTAATTTTCCTGATCTTCCGCCTAATAAAATAACGCAAAATAAAAAAAAGTAGTACCATGAGCAGCTTAGACAAGAATGGATTTGGGAATGACAAATAATAGTCGGCGAGAGCCGGAGGAATTGTTAAGTGAATGGGAGATAGATCGAGTGGGGCCTTGCAATAGCAGTAGATGCTACAGACGTGGTGTCATTATCAGCGATTCCTCAATCGATCAGAAGAAAGGGAATATAACCTGCCCCTCATTGTccttcaatcatggtgcaatgaatATCGTAGATAGAGTGATTTCGATCTCATATAGCTAGCTTTCCTTTCAAAGTGAAACGATTTTCCTTTTACGTTGAGATATTTGAATTGGATTTTCTTTCACCACTACTATCGTAACGCACAGAAAACACTGACGTTTCCGCTCGCTTTCAACCACTGCCACTTTACCTTAGCACTGTGACGCAGTCGGTCAAGTATTGAGTTTCTGCTAGTATATCAAGGACTTATGagaactgaaaagaaaaaaacgaaaaaaggaATTCTCATAGTTCATTGAATTAAGGGAGGGCCATTCGTGGGGGGTTCGTGGAAGAGTTGGGTTCGATTCCCTTTATACGCGATGTGGCGAAAAAGACTGATTCAACGAAATATGCCATGCCAGCATTAAGATTTAAAACGTGTCGTCTACTTCCAGGAAATGTTCGGAACAGAGAACTTTCTCTAATCCAACGCCGTATTCTCCGAAGATTGAGGAACAAGAGGAGATCCATTAAAAGAAATCTTTCTCGGAGAGAAAATCTAAACAGTAACATCAAATCACAAACTACACGAAAGTTGTCTCTTTATTATGGGGATTTACCCATAAGGGAGATGCACAGAGGAAGAGAACGAACTTCATATATCCCTTTTTTACTCAATCAAGAAACAAGATCAAACGTGATTCCGGTTCGTCTCCATTTTAGTGACACTCTTCCTCAAGCAAGGCAGCCGATAAGTCATCGAAGGGTTTGTTTGAATAATGGATTGGTAACCATTACTCATTTGAAAGTTTCCCACGGTGATCTAATATCTTTTAAAGAAAATGACGCGAGAACCCGCGGTTTTGAAATAAGGAGATCTTTCTATATCGACATATCAGTTGGAAAAATCATAGGCAAATTCCTATCGGCCATATCGGTTGGAAAAAGAAGAGGCAAATTCCTACCGGCCAGAATCTGgagaagaacaaaaaaagaatGGTTCCGCTTACTCACAACTCAGAGGGGATGCCGCTTACTACTCAAATCCAAGGAATTGCAAAAGTTGCGTTCTTATATGCAAGAAGAAGACTTTGAAAGAACAAAGAAGTTTGGATCCGCAAAAGTATGCTTAGGCAGTTCCTTCGCTGAGCACAACAGAATGAAGAGGAATTTGTTTCATTTCAAATACTTCTTCTTATTGAAAAGAGGGAAGGAGAAAAACCGAAATCTTCCTACTCGAACAATAAGTCCTTTTGTAGAAAAGTCTTCTTTATATAGTAATTCGACCTATTGCTCCGGATCCCCGTTTACTAGGAAGATAagaatcaaaaggatcgaactacctACTCATTATTCGGAGGTGAATCATAGAACACTAAAAGCTGTGGTATCTTATGGACCTAACATAGGTCACATCCCTCACGACATAAGATTGAAAGATCCAAACCTTCCT is a window from the Triticum aestivum cultivar Chinese Spring unplaced genomic scaffold, IWGSC CS RefSeq v2.1 scaffold151179, whole genome shotgun sequence genome containing:
- the LOC123174778 gene encoding ribosomal protein S4, mitochondrial-like; the protein is MPALRFKTCRLLPGNVRNRELSLIQRRILRRLRNKRRSIKRNLSRRENLNSNIKSQTTRKLSLYYGDLPIREMHRGRERTSYIPFLLNQETRSNVIPVRLHFSDTLPQARQPISHRRVCLNNGLVTITHLKVSHGDLISFKENDARTRGFEIRRSFYIDISVGKIIGKFLSAISVGKRRGKFLPARIWRRTKKEWFRLLTTQRGCRLLLKSKELQKLRSYMQEEDFERTKKFGSAKVCLGSSFAEHNRMKRNLFHFKYFFLLKRGKEKNRNLPTRTISPFVEKSSLYSNSTYCSGSPFTRKIRIKRIELPTHYSEVNHRTLKAVVSYGPNIGHIPHDIRLKDPNLPLRSGNGRGQNI